One Natrinema halophilum genomic window carries:
- the rad50 gene encoding DNA double-strand break repair ATPase Rad50, producing MRVDRIRLLNFKCYGDADLSLERGVTVVHGVNGSGKSTLLEGVFFALYGSKALDDRTLDDVITTGEEETEVELWFTHDGREYHVERRLKLRGDRATTTKCALQMPTGTIEGARDVRREVTELLRMDAEAFVNCAYVRQGEVNKLIHASPSDRQDMIDDLLQLGALEEYRERGSEARLGVKTVLDGQRDVLEDIRKQVETKEEKDLHERLNGLESRRTDVDEEIEHYETQREQARQTLDTAEDVLERHEETREEIESIEEAIDDLRSKINETERKREEASEEIREIRNRREELATERADLLEATDLETSDPDGEAVAHRIEDLEARDEELRDDLETVRVTITEGNNEIERLRDEADDLESQADAAREEAADLDDRIEADEETIADREASLDDLQTQIEAARATFEDAPIDFGEADSHLERLEEERTELVSEINDVTADIRAAENAIAEGERLLEEGKCPECGQPVEDSPHVDVLDERRTELADLADRREELAAERDDVADRIDRAEALREAERRVDRLEENRQNTEQLLAEKRETLADRRNQRDQLRDDAAAYESEAEEKRSTADEREDEVADARTTLGEINTERGEIKEALESLRRVSEIADERASLEGEIETLRERRQDWETMNDERREQLSAKRDRKRTLESEFDEGRIETARTNKQNAENYIDQVDEKLDDLEEKRTGLQNAIGAVEKELEELERLRERLETVEDRCEQLESLYDEAETLQTTYGELRTELRQRNVETLERLLNETFDLVYQNDSYAAIDLDGDYGLTVYQKDGEALEPEQLSGGERALFNLSLRCAIYRLLAEGVEGTAPMPPLILDEPTVFLDSGHVTQLVSLVESMRDLGVEQIVVVSHDEELVGAADSLVRVEKDATSNRSSLERGHPPNVALLASE from the coding sequence GTGAGAGTCGACCGCATTCGCCTCCTGAATTTCAAGTGCTACGGCGACGCCGATCTGTCGCTCGAGCGAGGCGTCACCGTCGTCCACGGCGTCAACGGCAGCGGGAAGTCGACACTACTCGAGGGGGTTTTCTTCGCACTCTACGGCTCGAAGGCGCTCGATGATCGCACCCTCGACGACGTTATCACGACCGGCGAGGAGGAAACCGAGGTCGAACTCTGGTTCACCCACGACGGACGGGAGTACCACGTCGAACGCAGACTCAAACTGCGCGGCGATCGCGCGACGACGACGAAGTGCGCCCTCCAGATGCCGACGGGGACGATCGAGGGTGCCCGCGACGTTCGTCGCGAAGTGACCGAGCTCCTGCGGATGGATGCCGAGGCGTTCGTAAACTGCGCCTACGTCCGTCAAGGCGAGGTCAACAAACTCATCCACGCCTCTCCGAGCGACCGACAGGACATGATCGACGACCTCCTCCAGCTCGGTGCGCTCGAGGAGTATCGCGAGCGTGGCAGCGAGGCCCGACTCGGCGTCAAGACCGTCCTCGACGGCCAGCGCGACGTCCTCGAGGACATCCGCAAACAAGTCGAGACGAAAGAGGAGAAAGACCTCCACGAGCGTCTGAACGGCCTTGAATCCCGACGAACCGACGTTGACGAAGAGATCGAGCACTATGAGACACAGCGCGAGCAGGCCCGCCAAACGCTCGATACCGCCGAAGACGTCCTGGAACGCCACGAAGAAACACGCGAGGAGATCGAATCGATCGAGGAAGCGATCGATGACCTTCGGTCGAAGATCAACGAAACCGAGCGCAAGCGCGAGGAGGCATCCGAGGAGATCCGAGAGATTCGGAACCGCCGGGAGGAACTCGCGACTGAACGCGCCGACCTCCTCGAGGCGACTGACCTCGAGACGTCCGATCCTGACGGGGAAGCGGTCGCGCACCGCATCGAGGACCTCGAGGCCCGAGACGAAGAACTCCGGGACGACCTCGAAACCGTTCGTGTCACGATCACGGAGGGGAACAACGAGATCGAACGGCTCCGCGACGAAGCCGACGACCTCGAGTCGCAGGCGGATGCGGCCCGTGAGGAGGCTGCCGATCTCGACGATCGAATCGAGGCCGACGAAGAAACGATCGCGGACCGTGAGGCGAGTCTCGACGACCTCCAGACTCAGATCGAAGCCGCCCGGGCCACGTTCGAAGACGCGCCGATCGACTTCGGTGAGGCCGACTCCCACCTCGAGCGACTCGAGGAAGAACGGACGGAACTGGTCTCGGAAATCAACGACGTTACCGCGGATATCCGAGCTGCAGAGAACGCGATAGCGGAGGGCGAACGACTGCTCGAGGAAGGCAAGTGCCCCGAGTGCGGCCAACCGGTCGAGGATTCGCCCCACGTTGACGTTCTGGACGAACGACGAACGGAACTCGCGGACCTCGCGGACCGTCGCGAGGAACTCGCAGCCGAGCGAGATGACGTCGCCGATCGGATCGATCGGGCCGAAGCGTTGCGGGAGGCCGAACGCCGAGTCGACCGGCTCGAGGAGAACCGACAAAACACCGAGCAGTTGCTGGCGGAGAAACGCGAGACGCTCGCGGATCGGCGCAATCAACGAGACCAGTTGCGGGACGACGCGGCAGCGTACGAATCAGAAGCCGAGGAAAAGCGGTCCACAGCGGACGAACGCGAAGACGAGGTCGCCGACGCACGGACGACTCTCGGCGAAATCAACACCGAACGGGGCGAAATCAAGGAAGCGCTCGAGTCTCTGCGTCGCGTTTCTGAGATCGCCGACGAACGAGCGTCCCTCGAAGGCGAGATAGAAACCCTGCGCGAACGACGCCAGGACTGGGAAACGATGAACGACGAGCGTCGGGAACAGCTCTCGGCAAAGCGCGACCGCAAGCGAACCCTCGAGTCCGAATTCGACGAGGGGCGGATCGAAACTGCACGGACGAACAAGCAAAACGCCGAGAACTACATCGACCAGGTCGACGAAAAGCTCGACGACCTCGAAGAAAAGCGAACGGGACTCCAGAACGCCATCGGTGCAGTCGAGAAGGAACTCGAGGAACTCGAACGCCTCCGCGAACGGCTCGAAACGGTCGAAGATCGATGTGAGCAACTCGAATCACTGTACGACGAGGCCGAAACGCTGCAAACGACCTACGGTGAGTTGCGAACGGAACTCCGCCAGCGCAACGTCGAAACCCTCGAGCGACTGCTCAACGAGACGTTCGACCTGGTCTACCAGAACGATTCGTATGCGGCGATCGACCTGGACGGAGACTACGGTTTGACCGTCTATCAGAAGGACGGTGAAGCACTCGAACCGGAGCAGCTGTCGGGTGGTGAACGGGCACTGTTCAATCTGAGCCTCCGGTGTGCGATCTACCGATTGTTGGCCGAGGGGGTGGAGGGAACCGCCCCCATGCCGCCACTGATCCTCGACGAGCCCACGGTATTCCTCGATTCCGGCCACGTAACGCAGCTCGTCTCGCTCGTCGAATCGATGCGCGATCTGGGCGTCGAACAGATCGTCGTGGTCAGCCACGACGAGGAACTAGTCGGCGCAGCCGACTCGCTCGTCCGCGTCGAAAAAGATGCGACCTCGAATCGGTCGTCCCTCGAGCGCGGCCACCCGCCGAACGTGGCGTTGTTGGCGTCCGAGTAG
- a CDS encoding DUF7346 family protein — protein MKSLQDDTGKRYFLLKQSADASLVRDPATGNECYIQNDRLEEIDEESALETAARSIDDPILRLLTNVHDEETLGLLIELGERGPLDVRTLLDAYELCESDLHGRLTVLSAAGLIAEAEIAGERGYRVTETCETALDAIRPRLEPATATDARDS, from the coding sequence ATGAAATCCCTTCAGGATGATACCGGGAAGCGCTATTTCCTTCTCAAGCAATCGGCGGACGCGAGTCTCGTCCGCGATCCCGCGACCGGCAACGAATGCTACATACAGAACGACCGACTCGAGGAAATCGACGAGGAATCGGCCCTCGAAACGGCGGCCCGAAGTATCGACGATCCGATCCTGAGGCTCCTGACAAACGTCCACGATGAGGAAACGCTCGGACTTTTGATCGAGCTGGGAGAGCGAGGGCCACTCGACGTTCGTACCCTGCTCGATGCGTACGAATTGTGCGAAAGCGACCTGCACGGACGGCTCACGGTCCTCTCGGCTGCCGGTCTCATCGCGGAAGCAGAAATAGCCGGCGAACGCGGCTATCGTGTTACAGAGACGTGCGAAACCGCGCTCGACGCCATTCGACCGCGTCTCGAACCCGCAACTGCGACGGACGCGAGGGATTCCTGA
- a CDS encoding DUF7322 domain-containing protein, whose protein sequence is MVFDPLDDDPEDREPDTEDSVRDPGDRFKDPEGKFTDPNHDSVTIPQVGVDDPASDSSSNSIRIPEVTAAETDAPEDILETFWVLVLVLNGAILALSLGAMFLFFEDDLTKGGWLLTIGVVLTGFSVHRYQQYQQTVSESTAKPNATHGNETTGRNESDETLNTDPAKDPNTTSPDDSGQS, encoded by the coding sequence GTGGTGTTCGACCCGCTCGACGACGATCCTGAAGACCGGGAGCCAGACACAGAGGATTCGGTCAGGGACCCGGGAGATCGATTCAAAGATCCGGAGGGGAAATTCACGGATCCGAACCACGATTCGGTAACGATTCCGCAGGTGGGGGTCGACGATCCAGCGTCGGACTCCTCCTCGAACTCGATCAGAATCCCCGAAGTTACCGCCGCCGAAACCGACGCACCGGAAGACATCCTCGAGACGTTCTGGGTCCTCGTGCTCGTCCTCAACGGTGCTATTCTGGCGCTCTCACTGGGGGCCATGTTTTTATTCTTCGAGGATGACCTGACCAAGGGCGGTTGGCTACTTACTATCGGCGTCGTCCTCACCGGATTCTCCGTTCACCGGTATCAGCAATACCAGCAAACCGTATCCGAGTCAACGGCAAAACCGAACGCGACCCACGGAAACGAGACAACCGGACGGAACGAATCGGACGAAACGTTGAATACCGACCCAGCCAAGGACCCCAACACGACTTCACCCGACGATTCAGGACAATCATGA
- a CDS encoding DUF7331 family protein: MNDDATDQREPGSEPEGTATIESYETEDGVVFYDAQNPLAWMETSRTLPLEDLA; the protein is encoded by the coding sequence ATGAACGATGACGCGACGGATCAGCGCGAACCAGGTAGCGAGCCCGAGGGTACCGCAACGATCGAGTCCTACGAAACTGAGGACGGCGTTGTCTTCTACGACGCCCAGAACCCACTCGCGTGGATGGAAACGTCTCGAACGCTTCCACTCGAGGATCTCGCCTGA
- a CDS encoding carboxylesterase/lipase family protein produces the protein MDIRRRPYVRALLAGVTVGATSGIGSSTPKFSPKAMTESGPVSGVQVGPTNVYKGIPYAKQPIDDRRWRPPEIPAEWDGILEATEYGPECVQSGGLSQITGGDSSGISGSEACLNLNVWTPVDATSDDPRPVMVWIHGGGYTTGNNRYDSRTLSAFGDVVVVAINYRLGPFGFFTHPDLLAENSRNVNQGYQDIRAALRWVQRNVRAFGGDPDNVTVFGESAGGNAVLTLMTDPETEGLFHRVICQSGPAISDLSTREEAAEAGVAIATELGCTGRDAAGCLREKSPEAILNAGSSNSSGNGVLDGPLGVVVDGEVIVENPARRFFDGEFHDVPLLTGGNDDETQLFLLQDAVPTDDAYETAIRERYGELADAVLEAYPAEAYETPKKALIDATTDSAFLCRDRLVAQWIDENGGTVYRYLFDDTPTHPLVALPWFADDVGAYHAAELPYVFGRAVPEGEYAAGQIGSSDRLLSRRIRDYWTTFAETGNPNSDRRPAWPEFTASEQRQIRLTETEVIPQCGTKDECVIWYPGYRRHIGFSED, from the coding sequence ATGGATATACGCAGGCGGCCATACGTACGGGCCCTGCTCGCGGGCGTGACGGTCGGTGCTACAAGCGGTATCGGCAGTTCAACACCGAAATTCAGCCCGAAGGCGATGACCGAAAGCGGCCCAGTCTCCGGGGTGCAGGTCGGACCGACGAACGTCTACAAGGGAATTCCGTACGCGAAACAGCCGATCGACGACCGTCGATGGCGACCGCCGGAGATCCCTGCCGAATGGGATGGTATCCTCGAGGCGACCGAGTACGGTCCGGAGTGCGTCCAGAGCGGTGGACTCTCCCAGATTACCGGTGGCGACTCGAGCGGAATCTCCGGGAGCGAGGCGTGTCTCAATCTGAACGTGTGGACCCCGGTGGATGCGACGAGTGACGATCCGCGACCGGTGATGGTCTGGATTCACGGCGGGGGCTACACCACGGGGAACAATCGGTACGACTCGAGAACCCTCTCGGCGTTCGGCGACGTCGTCGTCGTGGCGATTAACTATCGGCTGGGCCCGTTCGGGTTTTTCACCCATCCGGACCTCCTCGCGGAAAATTCTCGAAATGTCAACCAGGGATATCAGGATATACGGGCAGCGCTTCGGTGGGTGCAACGGAACGTGCGAGCCTTCGGCGGCGACCCGGACAACGTGACGGTCTTCGGCGAGTCGGCCGGCGGAAACGCGGTGCTGACGCTGATGACCGATCCGGAAACGGAAGGACTGTTTCACCGCGTCATCTGCCAGAGCGGTCCCGCGATCAGCGACCTCTCGACTCGTGAGGAAGCGGCCGAGGCTGGCGTCGCAATCGCGACGGAACTCGGATGTACCGGACGCGATGCGGCCGGCTGCCTTCGCGAGAAATCGCCGGAAGCGATCCTGAACGCGGGATCGTCGAATTCGTCCGGAAATGGTGTGCTGGACGGTCCGTTAGGTGTCGTCGTCGACGGGGAGGTTATCGTCGAGAATCCCGCGAGACGGTTCTTCGACGGTGAGTTCCACGACGTCCCGCTGCTCACTGGCGGCAACGACGACGAAACGCAGCTATTCCTCCTCCAGGATGCCGTCCCGACGGACGATGCCTACGAGACGGCGATCCGGGAACGCTACGGTGAGCTCGCCGATGCCGTTCTCGAGGCCTACCCGGCGGAGGCATACGAGACGCCGAAGAAGGCGCTCATCGATGCGACGACGGATTCCGCCTTCCTCTGTCGCGACCGGCTGGTGGCACAGTGGATCGACGAAAACGGAGGCACCGTCTATCGATACCTGTTCGACGACACACCGACCCACCCGCTCGTCGCTCTCCCGTGGTTTGCGGATGACGTGGGTGCCTATCACGCGGCCGAACTTCCGTACGTCTTCGGTAGAGCCGTTCCGGAAGGCGAGTACGCGGCGGGTCAGATCGGGTCGTCTGACAGGTTACTCTCCAGACGGATACGGGACTACTGGACGACGTTCGCCGAAACCGGGAATCCGAACAGCGACCGTCGACCCGCGTGGCCGGAGTTCACCGCGAGCGAACAGCGACAGATCCGGCTCACCGAAACCGAAGTCATTCCGCAGTGTGGAACGAAAGACGAGTGTGTCATCTGGTATCCGGGATACAGGCGCCACATCGGATTCTCGGAAGATTGA
- a CDS encoding DNA-directed DNA polymerase — protein sequence MTEAGQTGLTEFGGDSDVTDDRPAEEAAAVAGNGGSGAAEVIDVIEETLPEAEGDLELAVMQVDYTIAGYGDEERPIVHVFGRTPDGDLEHVQVVGFRPYFYAPSNSLERPPEEQYDRLTGSREYGEDGEPYESIRGEKLTKIFGQTPRDVGKVRDEFDHYEADILFPNRFLIDKDIRSGIRIPERRADDDSLIVPHDEVEAVAVDAQPRVCTFDIEVDDRSGFPEDGEEPIVCLTSHDSYRDEYVMWLYEAPIGDGEIPSTITDYEPIEGEIDHEVRSFEEEEAMLEAFIEYVRTTDPDLLTGWNFEDFDAPYFLDRLEELDGSHHEYDLTVDRLSRVDEVWRSNWGGPDIKGRIVFDLLYAYQRTVFSELDSYRLDAVGEEELGVGKERYAGDIGDLWEGDPTRLLEYNLRDVELCVELDRQQEIIAFWDEVRSFVGCKLEDAPTPGDAVDMYVLHVAHGRFSLPSKGQQEAGEEYEGGAVFEPITGVKENVTVLDLKSLYPMCMVTVNASPETRVDPDEYDGETFVAPTEPEPTHFRKEPDGVMREMINELLAEREEKKSLRNQYEPGTREYEQYDRQQGAVKVIMNSLYGVSGWEQFRLYDKEAASAITATGRDVIEFTETAASEIDYQVAYGDTDSVMLELGPDVSKAEALEQSFEIEEYINGRYDDFAREDLNAQDHRFQIEFEKLYRRFFQAGTKKRYAGHITWKEGKDVDTVDIVGFEYQRSDIAPITKEVQHEVIEMIVKDGDVEGAKEYINGIIEDVLAGEVSLEDIGIPGGIGKRLDNYDTDTAQVRGAKYANLLLGTNFQRGSKPKRLYLERVDPRFFERLEDEEGFDARTDPLYGAFKRDPDVICFEYEDQVPEEFEVDSEKMLEKTLQGPIERILEALDISWDEVKSGQEQKGLDSFM from the coding sequence ATGACTGAGGCGGGCCAGACCGGACTCACGGAGTTCGGCGGTGACTCCGACGTGACTGACGACCGGCCAGCGGAAGAGGCGGCTGCCGTCGCAGGCAACGGCGGGTCCGGCGCTGCAGAGGTGATCGACGTCATAGAAGAGACTCTCCCCGAAGCCGAGGGGGACCTCGAACTTGCCGTGATGCAGGTCGACTATACGATCGCCGGCTACGGCGACGAGGAGCGACCGATCGTGCACGTCTTCGGACGCACACCCGATGGCGATCTCGAACACGTCCAGGTCGTCGGCTTTCGCCCCTACTTCTACGCGCCGTCGAACTCGCTCGAGCGACCGCCCGAGGAGCAGTACGACCGCCTTACCGGAAGCCGAGAGTACGGCGAGGACGGCGAACCGTACGAGAGCATCCGTGGCGAGAAACTCACAAAAATTTTCGGACAGACACCCCGGGACGTCGGGAAGGTGCGCGACGAGTTCGACCACTACGAGGCAGACATCCTGTTTCCGAATCGGTTTCTGATAGATAAAGACATCCGAAGCGGGATTCGGATTCCAGAGCGACGGGCCGACGACGATTCGTTGATCGTCCCTCACGACGAGGTCGAGGCAGTCGCCGTCGACGCCCAACCGCGCGTCTGTACATTTGACATCGAGGTCGACGACCGCTCCGGATTCCCCGAGGATGGGGAGGAACCCATCGTCTGCCTCACCAGTCACGACTCCTACCGTGACGAGTACGTCATGTGGTTGTACGAGGCCCCGATCGGCGACGGTGAGATCCCGTCTACGATAACAGACTACGAGCCTATCGAGGGCGAAATCGACCACGAGGTACGAAGCTTCGAGGAGGAGGAAGCGATGCTCGAGGCGTTCATCGAGTACGTTCGAACCACCGATCCGGACCTGCTTACCGGGTGGAACTTCGAGGATTTCGACGCACCGTACTTCCTCGACCGCCTCGAGGAACTCGATGGTTCCCACCACGAGTACGACCTGACAGTCGACCGCCTCTCCCGGGTCGACGAGGTCTGGCGGAGCAACTGGGGTGGCCCCGATATCAAGGGGCGCATCGTTTTCGACCTGCTCTATGCCTATCAGCGAACGGTCTTTTCGGAACTCGACTCCTATCGGCTCGACGCCGTCGGCGAAGAGGAACTCGGCGTCGGCAAGGAACGGTATGCAGGCGACATCGGCGACCTCTGGGAGGGCGACCCGACGCGGTTGCTCGAGTACAACCTTCGGGACGTCGAACTCTGCGTCGAACTCGACCGCCAGCAGGAGATCATCGCCTTCTGGGACGAAGTGCGTTCGTTCGTCGGCTGTAAACTCGAGGATGCGCCGACGCCCGGCGACGCGGTCGACATGTACGTCCTCCACGTAGCACACGGGCGGTTTTCGCTGCCTTCGAAGGGTCAGCAGGAGGCCGGCGAGGAGTACGAAGGCGGAGCAGTGTTCGAGCCGATCACGGGTGTCAAGGAAAACGTCACCGTGCTCGACCTCAAGTCGCTGTACCCGATGTGTATGGTGACCGTCAACGCATCACCCGAAACGCGGGTTGATCCAGACGAGTACGACGGCGAGACGTTCGTTGCACCGACCGAACCCGAGCCGACACACTTCCGAAAGGAACCCGACGGCGTCATGCGCGAGATGATCAACGAATTGCTGGCCGAACGCGAAGAGAAGAAATCGCTGCGGAACCAGTACGAGCCTGGCACCAGAGAATACGAACAGTACGACCGCCAGCAAGGTGCAGTAAAGGTTATTATGAACTCGTTGTACGGTGTGTCGGGATGGGAACAGTTTCGGCTCTACGACAAGGAAGCGGCATCCGCGATTACCGCGACCGGCCGCGATGTGATCGAATTCACCGAGACCGCCGCGAGCGAAATCGACTATCAGGTTGCGTACGGTGACACTGATTCGGTCATGCTCGAACTCGGACCCGACGTCTCGAAAGCCGAGGCCCTCGAGCAGTCGTTCGAGATAGAGGAGTACATCAACGGTCGCTACGACGACTTCGCGCGCGAGGATTTGAACGCCCAGGACCACCGGTTCCAGATCGAATTCGAGAAGCTCTATCGGCGGTTCTTCCAGGCCGGGACGAAGAAACGATACGCGGGTCACATCACCTGGAAGGAAGGAAAGGACGTCGACACCGTCGACATCGTCGGCTTCGAATACCAGCGCTCGGACATCGCCCCTATCACCAAGGAAGTCCAGCACGAGGTCATCGAGATGATCGTCAAGGACGGCGACGTCGAAGGCGCAAAAGAGTACATCAACGGCATCATCGAAGACGTGCTAGCGGGCGAGGTTTCGCTCGAGGACATCGGGATTCCCGGCGGAATCGGAAAGCGTCTGGACAACTACGATACCGACACGGCCCAGGTCCGCGGCGCGAAGTACGCCAACCTGCTGCTTGGCACCAACTTCCAGCGCGGCAGCAAACCAAAGCGACTCTACCTCGAGCGCGTCGATCCGCGGTTTTTCGAACGACTCGAGGACGAAGAAGGGTTCGACGCACGCACTGATCCGCTCTACGGCGCCTTCAAGCGCGATCCAGACGTCATCTGCTTCGAGTACGAAGATCAGGTACCCGAGGAGTTCGAAGTCGACTCCGAGAAGATGCTCGAGAAGACGCTGCAGGGGCCGATCGAACGAATCCTCGAAGCGCTCGATATCTCGTGGGACGAAGTGAAAAGCGGGCAGGAGCAGAAAGGGCTGGACAGTTTCATGTAA